The Roseimicrobium gellanilyticum DNA segment AGTGCCACCGCCATCTGACCGTGGATGATTACAAGCAGGCGGACTTCAATGGCCTCTTCACCGTCTACCAGAACCTGAAGCTCCAGCCTGCGGATGCGAAAATCAAAGTGCCTTGGGTGAGCGAGGGTGTCGTGGCCGCGCGCTATGAGTTCGCCTCGGTGCTGACCGGTGCCAAAGGGCAGACCGGACCCCGCGTGCCCTTTACCACGGAGGTTGCCATCCCGGCTTACACGGGGGACGAGGCCTGGCTGGTGAAACCGGACCGGAAGACCAAGGAGCTGGGGAAGCCAAAGTTCAGTCCGCTGCAGGAAATCGCCCAGCGTCTGCCCGCTCCGGAGAATGCCTTCTTTGCCCGCAATGCCGTGAACCGGGTGTGGTTTCTCATGATGGGAAGCGGACTGGTGGAGCCGCTCGACTTCATCCACAGCGAGAATCCCGCCAGCCATCCGGAGTTGCTTGACCTGCTCGCGAAAGAGTTTGCCGCCCACCGTTTTGACCTTCGCTGGCTCATCCGGGAGCTGGCCCTCACGGAGGTGTATGCCCGCTCCAGTGCCCTCCCGAGGGAGGCTGCGCCCAAGGCCGGTGCCGAGCGCACTTACACCACGGCACGAGAGCGGCATCTCACAGCTGCACAGATGACGCGCACCTTTTTGCTGGCTACAGGGGAGCTGGAGCGTGTCAGCACCGTTACCAAAGCCGAGCCGGAGAAGGATGAGAAGAAGTACACGCTGGCAGATTTTGAGAAAGCCTTTGTAGCCGCCCTCGCCAATGCTCCCAAGGAACCCGAGCTGCAGGTGAATCCCACCCTGCGCTCCTCGCTTTTCCTGCGGAATGGCGATCACGTGCTGTGGGCGGTGAAGCCGCGTGCAGGCAACCTCGTGGACCGCGTGCTGAAGCTGCCCACGCCCGAGGCCATGGCAGAGGAGCTTTACCTCAGCATCCTCACACGCATGCCGGATACGGACGAGAAGGCCCTCTTCGCCGAATGGATGGAGAGGCCT contains these protein-coding regions:
- a CDS encoding DUF1549 domain-containing protein, which translates into the protein MPARPASSTRRLWTVLAGFALATGVGAEELPLHQRIDALVAATWGEARPSPQADDAELLRRLWLDFDGGIPSAEQTRAFLADTSPGKRAALVEKLLSSPRFATRMADAFDVMLMERRGENAAWREWLTASFQANKPWDAMVREILAPDFQDEKLRGAGWFITRRLEKVGQQDTDYPGLTRDVGRMFMGVDLQCCQCHRHLTVDDYKQADFNGLFTVYQNLKLQPADAKIKVPWVSEGVVAARYEFASVLTGAKGQTGPRVPFTTEVAIPAYTGDEAWLVKPDRKTKELGKPKFSPLQEIAQRLPAPENAFFARNAVNRVWFLMMGSGLVEPLDFIHSENPASHPELLDLLAKEFAAHRFDLRWLIRELALTEVYARSSALPREAAPKAGAERTYTTARERHLTAAQMTRTFLLATGELERVSTVTKAEPEKDEKKYTLADFEKAFVAALANAPKEPELQVNPTLRSSLFLRNGDHVLWAVKPRAGNLVDRVLKLPTPEAMAEELYLSILTRMPDTDEKALFAEWMERPGVEKSLAVGDFVWALLSSTEWFVNH